In Mytilus trossulus isolate FHL-02 chromosome 6, PNRI_Mtr1.1.1.hap1, whole genome shotgun sequence, a single window of DNA contains:
- the LOC134721241 gene encoding uncharacterized protein LOC134721241 yields MAVAEKFADQLDTWRYPVFTVGPDEEALKQRILQNTYLENINITAYDWDEHCSAVDSVLEKILLILKKYANKEYEGLIIHGSLKQGSSREGLKVNDALEFDCLVHFEIEGMQVTKCPVFDYSEEEMPEFIKLRVENPEYLLRIYPWLRRCKIFTKGGLNDTNCYVNTKKLQEKVFKALVDKTREHIFKRLTPEDRIIYTYRRSVKPPSFPIQISLDREISYAGDVYTRVTLQGATLPGQRKIPTLDIDIVPALLLRKDYVPNPYTVNNRNCEKEMTCAVYGVMKWTQRLHESELTIDREYIWRESTCGYEKLICDVGRRNPSQRYLMTACRIVKSYVTGIKSNRRETDQLHCVAVSYFLKNICFHCIVLLTVPSKTKSLSGVKEALGYFLQFLELCINSRNLPHFFYGNPWVHVMFPNCTFGSNKPEKNLYGRICKNTFINAEKAFRKMLQDLKGLYTELDSLDPDRVGPFKELLGLTHEYRVPE; encoded by the coding sequence atggccgttGCTGAGAAATTTGCAGATCAACTTGACACTTGGAGGTATCCCGTGTTTACTGTTGGTCCAGATGAAGAAGCTCTCAAGCAAAGAATTTTACAGAATACATACcttgaaaacataaatataactgCTTATGATTGGGATGAACATTGCTCTGCGGTTGATTCCGTTCTTGAGAAAATATTgcttatattgaaaaaatatgcgAATAAGGAATATGAAGGATTGATTATCCATGGTAGCCTAAAGCAAGGAAGTTCTAGAGAAGGACTGAAAGTCAATGATGCTCTAGAGTTTGACTGTTTAGTTCATTTTGAAATAGAAGGCATGCAGGTGACAAAATGTCCGGTCTTTGATTATTCTGAAGAAGAAATGCCTGAGTTCATTAAATTACGCGTCGAAAACCCAGAATATTTGTTAAGAATCTATCCGTGGTTGCGCCGCTGTAAGATTTTTACCAAAGGAGGATTAAATGATACAAATTGctatgtaaatacaaaaaaattacaagaaaaagTGTTCAAGGCATTGGTAGACAAAACTCGTGAACATATCTTTAAGCGATTGACGCCTGAAGatagaataatttatacatatCGACGGTCTGTTAAACCACCATCGTTCCCGATACAAATTAGTTTAGACCGGGAAATATCATATGCTGGCGATGTGTACACAAGAGTAACACTTCAAGGTGCCACACTACCGGGACAAAGGAAGATACCAACGTTGGACATTGATATTGTTCCTGCATTGTTATTGCGTAAGGACTACGTCCCCAATCCGTATACAGTGAACAATAGAAATTGCGAGAAGGAAATGACGTGCGCAGTTTATGGAGTAATGAAATGGACACAAAGACTGCACGAATCTGAACTAACCATTGATCGTGAGTATATCTGGAGGGAATCTACATGTGGAtatgaaaaacttatctgtgaCGTTGGACGGAGAAATCCTAGTCAACGTTACTTGATGACAGCATGTCGTATCGTCAAATCTTATGTCACGGGAATAAAATCGAATCGTCGAGAAACAGATCAATTACATTGTGTTGCTGTTTCGTACttcttgaaaaatatatgttttcattGTATTGTTCTACTGACTGTTCCAAGCAAGACCAAATCACTTTCAGGAGTAAAAGAGGCGCTTGGATATTTTCTGCAATTTCTTGAATTATGCATAAACAGTCGCAATCTTCCCCATTTTTTCTATGGTAATCCATGGGTTCATGTTATGTTCCCTAATTGCACATTTGGAAGTAATAAGCCGGAAAAGAACCTATACGGAAGAATATGTaagaatacatttattaatgCCGAAAAAGCTTTTCGAAAGATGCTGCAAGATTTAAAAGGATTGTATACAGAACTTGACTCATTGGATCCTGACCGTGTAGGACCATTCAAAGAATTACTTGGTCTTACGCATGAGTATCGAGTGCCAGAGTAA